In Halobacteriovorax marinus SJ, the following proteins share a genomic window:
- a CDS encoding Lnb N-terminal periplasmic domain-containing protein has translation MSNYLKAVLLVSLTLFVQTSRGSGLFENKLSQISENIYWKRLLHFNGEESYADSKSFFLSENGKTSLRDELLANIEAFKKVQAKYTPQKIPAQCAFPERFQFIKENFPELDFKSPECPHFKRWKSAVSGKSLSLIFASSFVNNPSSMFGHTFLKFNKKDGDQLSLDMFNYVVAYSAKAEDSPGFLYALKGLFGGYTGIVDVQPFYQTLREYSKVESRDIWEYMLGLKSKQLDSLVNHIWELYANANFDYYFFDENCTSVLARILALVTNFPLDEEMVGYALPTDFLRILKKYKLVEKNLYYPSLRKQFFAHYDKLNDSQKENFKLILDNHDIEGDTKTYQALVHYLDYIRHDHENKVSKEFQIKQKKIYTLASKFTNQEQMSYSKPIPPDEGHLPARLDLLQARENNKEATILTYRPSFHSLSDPAGGYEPWSQIELFKLSLKYNYDMKELLLNEFLIADIQSLPDFKFLDTNTSWSLDLRVAPLYEEAKLNAYKGSFNLNMGFTKHTHNFLFSFLTGARVEGHESFKNKVKVGPNIKVNLGLNILRTRFILESSYFYSFLKNHQRERDYLQSRLELSHSVSKNWDIKMMGIYFTQVGELSKESYKSYSIGLAHFF, from the coding sequence TTGTCAAATTATCTAAAAGCAGTCTTACTTGTATCACTAACCCTATTTGTACAAACGAGTAGGGGAAGTGGTCTCTTTGAAAATAAGCTTTCTCAAATTTCAGAAAATATTTATTGGAAAAGGCTTCTCCACTTCAATGGAGAGGAGTCCTATGCTGACTCAAAGTCTTTCTTCTTGTCCGAAAATGGCAAGACTTCTCTAAGAGACGAACTTCTAGCAAATATTGAAGCTTTTAAAAAAGTGCAAGCGAAGTACACTCCTCAAAAGATTCCCGCTCAATGTGCTTTCCCTGAAAGATTTCAATTTATTAAAGAGAATTTTCCAGAGCTCGATTTTAAATCTCCAGAATGTCCTCATTTTAAGAGATGGAAAAGTGCTGTAAGCGGCAAGAGTCTATCGCTCATCTTTGCTTCATCATTTGTTAATAATCCTTCGTCCATGTTTGGGCATACATTTTTAAAGTTTAATAAGAAAGATGGTGATCAGCTAAGTCTAGATATGTTTAATTATGTTGTGGCCTATTCTGCAAAGGCCGAAGATAGTCCAGGCTTTCTTTACGCGCTAAAGGGGCTCTTTGGTGGCTACACTGGTATAGTCGATGTTCAGCCTTTCTATCAAACCCTTAGAGAATACTCAAAGGTTGAATCCAGAGATATATGGGAATATATGCTTGGGCTTAAATCTAAGCAATTAGACTCTTTGGTAAACCATATTTGGGAGCTCTATGCTAATGCAAACTTTGACTACTACTTCTTTGATGAGAATTGTACGTCTGTGCTGGCCAGAATTTTAGCCCTGGTGACAAATTTTCCTTTAGATGAAGAGATGGTTGGTTACGCTCTTCCCACGGACTTTTTAAGAATTTTAAAGAAGTATAAGCTTGTTGAAAAAAACTTATATTACCCTTCACTTCGAAAGCAATTTTTTGCTCACTACGATAAGTTAAATGACTCCCAAAAAGAGAATTTTAAATTGATTTTAGATAATCACGATATAGAAGGGGATACTAAAACTTATCAGGCCTTAGTTCACTACCTAGATTATATACGTCATGATCACGAAAATAAGGTCTCTAAGGAGTTTCAAATAAAACAAAAGAAAATATACACTCTTGCCTCTAAATTCACTAATCAAGAGCAGATGAGCTATTCTAAGCCCATTCCTCCCGATGAAGGACATCTTCCCGCTAGATTAGATCTATTACAAGCTAGAGAGAATAATAAAGAGGCTACGATCTTAACCTACAGGCCTTCATTTCACTCGTTAAGTGATCCAGCTGGTGGCTATGAGCCATGGTCACAGATTGAATTATTTAAGCTCTCTCTTAAGTATAATTACGATATGAAAGAGCTTCTTTTAAATGAATTCTTAATTGCTGATATTCAAAGTCTACCAGACTTTAAATTCTTAGATACGAACACTTCTTGGAGCTTAGACTTAAGAGTTGCTCCTCTATATGAAGAGGCGAAACTCAATGCATATAAAGGTAGCTTTAATTTGAATATGGGATTCACTAAGCATACTCATAACTTCCTCTTTAGCTTTCTTACTGGTGCGAGAGTAGAGGGGCATGAGAGCTTTAAGAATAAAGTTAAAGTGGGCCCTAATATTAAAGTTAATTTGGGACTTAATATTCTAAGAACTCGCTTCATATTGGAGAGTAGCTACTTTTATTCATTTTTAAAAAATCATCAGAGAGAGAGAGATTATTTACAGAGTCGCCTAGAGCTCTCTCATAGTGTGAGTAAGAATTGGGATATTAAGATGATGGGAATTTACTTTACACAAGTAGGGGAGCTTTCAAAGGAG
- a CDS encoding DUF3015 domain-containing protein codes for MKKLLLIASLLISTHAFAGDSSSGCGLGWAVLKKNSLVSSFTRTFINATFSSTLGMTFGTSGCAQHSIVKNESKIIHFAESNYYQLQKEIALGSGSYITAFSGLIGCEDAALFNSKVQQNFDKIYPDLSTEPAAALKNILMTVQGDQELSRSCQII; via the coding sequence ATGAAAAAATTATTACTGATTGCATCTCTTTTAATCTCTACACACGCATTTGCTGGAGACTCTTCTTCAGGCTGTGGTCTAGGTTGGGCCGTTTTAAAGAAGAACTCACTGGTTTCATCTTTTACTAGAACATTTATAAATGCCACTTTCTCAAGTACTCTTGGAATGACTTTCGGTACATCTGGTTGTGCTCAGCATTCGATTGTTAAGAATGAAAGTAAGATCATTCACTTTGCAGAATCAAATTACTATCAACTTCAAAAAGAAATAGCGCTAGGTTCAGGAAGCTATATTACTGCCTTTTCTGGATTAATCGGTTGTGAAGATGCAGCACTTTTTAATTCAAAAGTTCAGCAAAACTTTGATAAGATTTATCCTGATTTATCAACTGAGCCAGCAGCGGCACTTAAGAATATTTTAATGACTGTTCAAGGCGATCAGGAGCTATCTAGAAGTTGTCAAATTATCTAA
- a CDS encoding CobW family GTP-binding protein, giving the protein MQELIPVTLVVGFLGSGKTTFINEILNGDHGKKIAVIENEFGEVGIDDEILSGSNDLFVEMSNGCICCSIKGDLVESLNKLLVHAKNFEHIVIEATGMANPGPIIETFFSSEELSRSFVLDSVIGLVDSEHFEKNLEKFENSEEIAFYDQIAFSETILLNKSDTRTSEELTSIREKVKVKNPNAQIISTTHSKVDLSKVMGTRSFDLKAIEETMPSANAVEYPFSWAGVIELKAGFYKFNIDHTHHNERMVFFKIDEDDLNDKIINYANSLFFSPQRRAKRGANVNVDEHILLDFGGEHTGRNILDIEFDGNYAFFISDHPSHLQLKILNREENEIEFKTDHSFKKVEHFHGNEINSISLEFSGALNPQSFEMFLNVLYSQYRDEIYRSKGILHFYGNDSRVLFQGVYSSLKFDHGREWADEQRINKIVFIGKGLIGPSLEAGLKNCIVE; this is encoded by the coding sequence ATGCAAGAACTTATTCCCGTCACACTCGTTGTAGGTTTCTTAGGTTCTGGTAAGACCACCTTTATAAATGAAATATTAAATGGAGATCATGGCAAGAAAATCGCTGTGATCGAAAATGAATTTGGAGAAGTAGGAATTGATGATGAAATTCTCTCTGGCTCCAATGATCTCTTTGTTGAAATGAGCAATGGTTGTATTTGCTGTTCAATAAAAGGGGACCTTGTCGAATCTTTAAATAAATTACTAGTTCATGCTAAGAACTTTGAGCACATTGTAATTGAGGCCACTGGTATGGCCAATCCTGGACCAATCATTGAAACCTTCTTCTCTTCAGAAGAGTTAAGTCGCTCTTTTGTATTAGACTCTGTGATAGGACTGGTCGATAGTGAGCACTTTGAAAAGAACTTAGAGAAGTTTGAAAATAGTGAGGAGATTGCTTTCTATGATCAAATTGCTTTTAGTGAAACAATACTACTTAACAAGTCTGATACTAGAACTTCTGAAGAGTTAACTTCTATAAGAGAAAAAGTAAAAGTGAAAAATCCTAATGCTCAAATTATTTCAACCACTCATTCAAAAGTGGATCTCTCAAAAGTAATGGGAACAAGGTCTTTTGATTTAAAAGCGATAGAGGAGACAATGCCCTCAGCCAATGCTGTAGAGTATCCTTTTAGTTGGGCAGGTGTCATAGAGCTTAAGGCCGGATTTTATAAATTTAACATTGATCATACTCATCACAATGAGAGAATGGTCTTCTTTAAAATTGATGAAGATGATTTGAATGATAAAATTATTAATTATGCAAATTCTCTCTTCTTCTCTCCTCAAAGACGAGCAAAGCGTGGAGCTAACGTAAATGTCGATGAGCATATTCTTTTAGATTTTGGTGGAGAACATACTGGAAGAAATATTCTAGATATCGAGTTCGATGGAAATTATGCCTTCTTTATAAGTGATCATCCAAGTCACTTACAATTAAAAATTCTAAACAGAGAAGAAAATGAGATTGAGTTTAAAACAGATCATAGTTTTAAGAAAGTGGAGCACTTTCATGGAAATGAGATTAATTCAATTTCACTTGAGTTCTCAGGGGCATTAAATCCACAATCTTTTGAGATGTTTTTAAATGTTCTCTACTCTCAATATCGAGATGAGATTTATAGATCTAAGGGAATCTTACACTTCTATGGCAATGATTCGAGAGTTCTTTTTCAGGGAGTTTACTCTTCATTGAAATTTGATCATGGAAGAGAGTGGGCTGATGAACAAAGAATCAATAAGATAGTCTTTATCGGTAAAGGCCTAATAGGGCCAAGTTTAGAGGCGGGACTTAAAAATTGCATAGTCGAGTAA
- a CDS encoding Fur family transcriptional regulator — MNEKELKKIIKEAGLSFTKPRAAILKLLTREHGPYSADEIFEKLEEGLCDRATLFRTLKQFKEKNILNSIRFDEDFARYEFNHPGHHHHHIICKECSKVIVLDHCFVEEIDQKIELMGYKDVEHKLEFFAICPNCQNK; from the coding sequence ATGAACGAAAAAGAACTTAAGAAGATTATCAAAGAAGCAGGACTTAGCTTTACCAAGCCTCGCGCTGCAATTTTAAAATTACTAACGAGGGAACATGGTCCCTACTCAGCTGATGAGATCTTTGAAAAACTTGAAGAGGGACTCTGTGATAGGGCCACACTCTTTAGAACATTAAAGCAATTTAAAGAAAAAAATATTTTAAATAGTATTCGATTTGATGAGGACTTTGCTAGATATGAATTCAATCACCCTGGTCACCATCATCACCATATAATCTGTAAAGAATGTTCCAAAGTTATCGTCTTAGATCACTGCTTTGTAGAAGAGATTGATCAGAAGATTGAATTAATGGGATACAAAGACGTCGAACACAAATTAGAGTTCTTCGCCATTTGTCCTAATTGTCAGAATAAATAA
- a CDS encoding MerC domain-containing protein, translated as MDHMQQERMDKIGIALSLSCCVHCLATPFILMAAPAIGEYFQSVLIHVLLFIFVAPIALISFLKTYRHTHKKRPLILGLIGLTELFSSMLLHMYVEQRASLGHIHEIEIILNIISGLILVTGHFFNFKDSLCKHC; from the coding sequence ATGGACCATATGCAACAAGAAAGAATGGATAAAATCGGAATAGCGCTTTCGCTCTCTTGCTGTGTTCATTGCTTGGCAACACCATTTATTCTTATGGCCGCTCCAGCGATTGGTGAATACTTTCAATCTGTTCTTATTCACGTACTACTCTTTATTTTTGTAGCGCCTATTGCACTAATTAGTTTCTTAAAGACATATAGACATACTCACAAGAAAAGACCTTTGATTTTAGGTCTTATTGGTCTGACTGAATTATTCTCTTCAATGCTACTGCACATGTATGTAGAGCAGAGGGCCTCTCTTGGTCATATTCATGAGATTGAAATCATTCTCAATATTATTTCAGGTCTTATTTTAGTTACAGGACACTTCTTTAATTTTAAAGACTCTCTCTGTAAGCACTGCTAA
- the msrA gene encoding peptide-methionine (S)-S-oxide reductase MsrA, whose protein sequence is MKLNTIFLLISLYLAGSAQALAKSEVAIFAGGCFWCMEPPFDKLKGVKSTTSGYIGGSESSASYKVVSAGGTGHTEAVKIEFDPAVVSYSKLLEVFWMNIDPTDTKGQFVDRGSQYRPGVFYTTESQRELALKSRDELEKSKRFSKKIVAEITKASKFYPAEDYHQDYYEKNPIRYKFYRFNSGRDQFLRKYWKK, encoded by the coding sequence ATGAAGTTAAATACGATATTTCTACTTATAAGTTTATATCTAGCTGGAAGTGCTCAGGCTCTGGCCAAGAGTGAAGTTGCGATTTTTGCAGGAGGTTGCTTTTGGTGTATGGAGCCTCCCTTTGATAAATTAAAAGGAGTGAAGTCCACGACTTCAGGTTATATCGGCGGAAGTGAATCTTCTGCGTCTTATAAAGTTGTAAGTGCTGGTGGAACTGGGCATACAGAGGCAGTAAAGATTGAATTTGATCCGGCTGTAGTGAGCTATTCTAAGTTACTAGAGGTTTTTTGGATGAATATTGATCCAACTGATACCAAGGGACAATTTGTGGATAGAGGTAGTCAGTATCGCCCAGGCGTTTTCTACACCACTGAGTCCCAACGAGAATTGGCGCTTAAGTCTAGGGATGAATTGGAAAAGAGCAAAAGGTTCTCTAAGAAGATTGTGGCCGAGATTACAAAGGCGTCTAAATTCTATCCCGCAGAGGACTATCATCAGGATTATTACGAAAAGAACCCAATTCGCTATAAATTCTATAGATTTAACTCAGGTCGAGATCAATTTTTAAGGAAATATTGGAAAAAATGA
- a CDS encoding ABC transporter substrate-binding protein: MKILLLTLFLITPLSLFAKDGLRVTYISPDPIDTENEFWKNTTKQVMKAAKDLGIELEVLYTQSHYSYYTSMIDKVSKRPKETLPQYLLILPIKSTARNTLEKLEKVGVKTVFINAEVNENERESIGWPRQKYKNWIGEFYPDDYQAGRLVVSEVAKKCRKGSDVVAINGTHISNASLIREKSFEETSKELNLNLKQSFYGNWKKEKVGRMLPYIEGRYPNICGFFVSSDFMAEAILNSRLKKYQVCSIDWTKNGLQNVKDKKQLCTVGGHFLEPAFALVATFDYHHGYDFKNDFGLTYKSHFYIANQSNAKEILEKFIENKKPLNFKNYSKVFNKKIKKYNFNILKNYE, translated from the coding sequence TTGAAAATACTATTACTTACTCTATTCCTTATTACGCCTCTCTCTTTATTTGCAAAGGATGGACTAAGAGTAACCTATATTTCACCAGACCCTATCGATACTGAAAATGAGTTTTGGAAGAATACAACAAAGCAAGTAATGAAGGCCGCTAAAGATTTAGGGATTGAACTAGAAGTTCTCTATACACAATCACACTACTCTTATTATACAAGTATGATAGACAAGGTTTCTAAGCGTCCAAAAGAAACACTCCCGCAATATCTTTTAATTCTCCCCATTAAGTCTACTGCTAGAAATACTCTCGAAAAGCTTGAGAAAGTTGGAGTCAAAACAGTCTTCATTAATGCTGAAGTAAATGAAAATGAGAGAGAAAGTATTGGATGGCCTAGACAGAAATATAAGAATTGGATTGGAGAATTTTATCCAGATGATTATCAAGCAGGGAGACTTGTTGTTAGTGAAGTTGCAAAGAAGTGTAGAAAAGGAAGTGACGTAGTTGCTATTAATGGTACACATATCTCTAACGCTTCTTTAATTAGAGAGAAATCTTTTGAAGAGACCTCCAAAGAATTGAACTTAAACCTGAAACAATCTTTCTATGGAAATTGGAAGAAAGAAAAAGTTGGAAGGATGCTACCCTACATAGAGGGACGCTATCCAAATATTTGCGGTTTCTTTGTTTCAAGTGATTTCATGGCCGAGGCAATCTTAAATTCCAGATTAAAGAAGTATCAGGTATGCTCAATAGACTGGACTAAGAATGGTCTTCAGAATGTTAAAGATAAGAAACAACTTTGTACTGTTGGTGGACATTTCCTTGAGCCGGCCTTTGCCCTTGTCGCAACTTTTGACTATCATCATGGATATGACTTTAAAAATGACTTTGGCCTAACCTATAAGTCTCACTTCTATATCGCTAATCAGTCGAACGCAAAAGAAATCCTAGAGAAGTTTATCGAGAATAAAAAGCCTCTTAACTTTAAGAACTACTCAAAAGTTTTTAATAAAAAGATTAAAAAATACAACTTTAATATATTAAAAAATTATGAATAA
- a CDS encoding alpha/beta family hydrolase — MNKKDLIISKKSKSNKRIILAHGAGAPMDHDWMNSLSDKLVSRDIQVIRFEFPYMAQRRVDGKKRPPNTKKILLETWKEVFELCADSETFIAGKSMGGRMATLMADELTPKGVICLGFPFHAPGKDVRDRIDHLKNIKTKVHILQGTRDSMGAKDEVLGYDLSKNISLHWFEDGDHSLKPRKRETGKTLEDYLELAADRIESIMS; from the coding sequence ATGAATAAAAAAGACCTCATCATTTCTAAAAAATCAAAATCAAATAAGCGTATCATTCTGGCCCACGGAGCTGGCGCCCCAATGGATCATGATTGGATGAACTCTCTAAGCGATAAGCTAGTGAGTAGAGATATTCAAGTTATCCGCTTTGAATTTCCCTATATGGCCCAAAGACGAGTTGATGGTAAGAAGAGACCACCTAATACGAAGAAGATTCTTCTTGAAACATGGAAAGAGGTCTTTGAACTCTGCGCTGATAGCGAAACATTTATTGCTGGAAAATCCATGGGTGGTCGAATGGCAACACTGATGGCCGATGAACTCACACCTAAAGGAGTCATTTGCCTAGGCTTCCCTTTTCACGCCCCTGGAAAAGATGTTCGAGATAGAATTGATCATTTAAAAAATATAAAGACCAAAGTTCATATTCTTCAAGGTACAAGAGATAGTATGGGAGCGAAGGATGAAGTCCTTGGTTATGACTTAAGCAAAAATATTTCACTACATTGGTTTGAAGATGGAGATCACTCTCTAAAGCCTAGAAAGAGAGAGACAGGCAAAACTCTAGAGGATTATCTAGAGCTCGCCGCTGATAGAATTGAATCTATTATGTCCTAG